In Exiguobacterium sibiricum 7-3, a genomic segment contains:
- a CDS encoding DedA family protein, whose protein sequence is MGYWQSWLELYSYWGVVLALLAHFIPTELVMGYAGYLVASNQMSFLLMFAAGLVGFYVSQSILYGLAYYGGERVLSLLTRLLHVNPVRMQLVEANLRTYGGWYLLLSPIWKTLFGLLAGTLRIRFSTFTLSTLLSFTVWSLFFMTSGYLLQERWTLVATFATRHLSWIIIGSIALFLLVRTIIKRRKLKKDRAED, encoded by the coding sequence ATGGGATATTGGCAATCGTGGCTTGAACTGTACAGTTACTGGGGTGTCGTACTCGCTTTACTCGCGCATTTTATTCCGACTGAACTGGTTATGGGCTATGCCGGTTATTTGGTGGCCTCCAATCAGATGTCGTTTCTCCTGATGTTTGCAGCCGGTTTAGTCGGATTTTATGTCTCCCAATCCATTCTGTACGGTCTCGCTTATTACGGCGGTGAACGGGTCCTGTCTCTCTTAACACGCCTGCTCCATGTCAATCCGGTCCGGATGCAGCTGGTCGAAGCGAACCTCCGGACGTACGGCGGATGGTATCTGTTGCTTTCGCCGATTTGGAAAACGCTGTTCGGTCTGCTGGCCGGGACGTTACGGATTCGTTTTTCAACGTTCACCCTCTCGACATTACTTTCCTTCACTGTCTGGTCGTTGTTTTTCATGACGAGCGGTTATCTGTTACAGGAGCGATGGACGCTTGTCGCGACATTTGCAACACGCCACCTCAGCTGGATCATCATCGGCAGTATCGCCCTCTTTTTACTCGTGCGAACGATCATCAAAAGACGAAAGCTGAAAAAAGATCGAGCGGAAGATTGA
- a CDS encoding DUF2231 domain-containing protein, whose product MLGGIPLHPLLVHMPIGLLLFATLLLLGSLKWTQLKLFSLITLCVGLLSGIAAYLTGDGAEEFAESQLNVARDAIHTHEDFALYSLLTFGLSLVLLLLHYRSKNKPLLIASLVVAIIGSGLLAYAGHLGGQMVYVK is encoded by the coding sequence ATGTTAGGTGGAATTCCGCTTCACCCGTTACTTGTGCATATGCCGATTGGTCTCTTGTTATTCGCCACCCTGCTGCTTCTTGGAAGTCTGAAGTGGACGCAACTGAAACTTTTTTCGCTGATCACCTTATGTGTTGGACTACTGTCCGGTATTGCCGCTTACTTAACGGGAGACGGCGCAGAGGAATTTGCGGAAAGTCAGTTGAACGTGGCACGTGATGCCATTCATACTCATGAAGACTTCGCCTTGTACAGTCTGTTGACGTTTGGTTTATCGCTCGTCCTGTTACTCCTTCACTACCGCTCGAAGAACAAGCCGTTGCTGATCGCGAGTCTCGTCGTCGCGATCATCGGCAGTGGTCTTCTCGCCTATGCCGGACATCTCGGCGGACAGATGGTATATGTGAAATAA
- a CDS encoding GtrA family protein, whose amino-acid sequence MIGKILRFLLVGLVNTLIGLGVTLLLYHGFRTGYWVATALGNGCGIVVSYLLNRRFTFSATSSLKTDWLRFLLVVLLSYLIAYRLSLYVIDLFLPSFGGTGAILVGMVLYTALNFIGQNYWVFKKPS is encoded by the coding sequence ATGATCGGCAAAATCCTGCGTTTCTTATTGGTCGGTCTCGTCAACACGCTAATCGGGCTCGGTGTGACGCTTTTGCTGTACCACGGATTTCGAACAGGATACTGGGTCGCGACGGCACTCGGAAACGGATGCGGAATCGTAGTCAGTTATCTGCTGAACCGCCGATTTACGTTTTCTGCGACGAGCAGCTTAAAAACCGACTGGCTGCGTTTTTTGCTGGTCGTACTCCTGAGCTACTTGATTGCCTATCGTCTCAGTTTATATGTAATCGATCTTTTCCTTCCGTCATTTGGTGGGACGGGAGCGATTCTTGTCGGAATGGTGCTGTATACCGCTCTGAATTTCATCGGACAAAATTATTGGGTATTCAAAAAGCCAAGTTGA
- a CDS encoding glycosyltransferase family 2 protein encodes MSEAPVLGIVIPCYNESEVLPLTIEALQKRLSEWISNGQLSGRSFVFFIDDGSQDDTWRQIERIHQLDQRFQGIKLAHNVGHQHALHAGLMEAYETADCLVSVDADLQDDLGIIETFLKRFQDGADIVYGVRTDRTSDSWFKRTSAQWFYRLEKMLGVETVYNHADYRLMSRRAVAALANYPERNLYLRGLVPTLGFRTEEVPYARTERLAGESKYPLQKMLALAWDGVTSFSVRPIKLLFFLSLFMVLVSVGFVGYTLYRFAEGETMSGWASLMLSIWFIGGIQLFGIGLIGEYVGKIFSEVKRRPSYTVEETLK; translated from the coding sequence ATGTCTGAAGCACCGGTTCTCGGTATCGTGATTCCCTGTTACAACGAGTCGGAAGTGCTACCCCTGACGATTGAAGCACTGCAGAAACGATTGTCGGAATGGATTTCGAACGGTCAACTGTCGGGACGATCCTTTGTCTTCTTCATCGATGACGGCAGCCAGGATGATACGTGGCGGCAAATCGAACGGATTCATCAGTTGGATCAGCGGTTTCAGGGAATCAAACTGGCGCATAATGTCGGGCATCAGCATGCCCTTCACGCCGGATTGATGGAAGCATATGAAACGGCCGACTGTCTCGTATCGGTCGATGCCGATTTGCAGGATGATCTCGGCATCATCGAAACCTTCTTAAAACGATTTCAGGACGGGGCGGACATTGTCTATGGTGTGCGAACGGACCGGACAAGTGACAGTTGGTTTAAACGGACGTCCGCCCAGTGGTTTTACCGCCTTGAAAAAATGCTCGGAGTCGAAACGGTATATAACCATGCCGACTACCGGTTGATGAGTCGACGGGCGGTAGCCGCGTTGGCCAATTATCCGGAACGGAATCTGTATCTGCGCGGACTTGTCCCGACACTTGGTTTTCGGACGGAGGAAGTGCCGTATGCCCGGACGGAACGTCTGGCCGGAGAGTCGAAATATCCGCTTCAGAAAATGTTGGCGCTCGCCTGGGACGGAGTGACTTCCTTCAGCGTCCGACCAATCAAACTGCTGTTTTTCCTGTCTTTGTTCATGGTCCTCGTGTCCGTCGGTTTTGTCGGATATACGCTGTACCGGTTTGCGGAAGGGGAGACGATGAGCGGCTGGGCGTCCTTGATGCTGTCGATCTGGTTCATCGGCGGCATACAGCTGTTCGGAATCGGATTGATCGGCGAATATGTCGGCAAAATTTTTAGTGAAGTGAAACGGCGCCCCTCTTACACGGTCGAGGAGACGTTAAAATGA
- a CDS encoding DUF6044 family protein — MKTKEPIWIGLGVLLTLCYLLPLFWLGEQAHVRIHDNLDSNVVWYKNLVDSDSVYAGLQDTVPNLVGGVVSRNAFVSEWTGIIWLYQWFSPFTAYVVSQTLTRIFAFIGLYLLLRDHLKLQLPRAVIMFVAVLFAWTPVWPSGMLSTLGMPLLLWAYLNLWQKQRIGLSLLTLALVPFYSSFVLGIVFFLALLVLFGLYKEWRQKSFHALFWTAFGAQVLLYLLIEYRLVYSMLWESEVTSRDQFDIGHNGFWRTIRLFFKQFVLGHTHAEAAQTPVLLSLILGVLIIAIYLKDPTARWLKQGLTLLAGLSLWYACWFYTGWQPLKERIHVMQTFNFARFHFIEPMLWYILFALALDWLWRRARQRLVTIMILLQTVVLLIWNPEVIYQKQPSFSEFYAVQQFSRIQSYIGKPIDTYQVVSLGLHPAIAQYNGFRTLDGYVNFYPLTYKQQFRTIIEGELNKSSELKHYFDDWGNRVYIYSAELGKNYDYTKTNQQPVHHLDINVRQLKKMGGSYLLSAVPVQNASSIGLQLMKSFRDDQSAWIIYLYRVAP; from the coding sequence ATGAAAACAAAAGAGCCGATTTGGATTGGTCTTGGCGTGTTGCTGACGCTCTGTTATCTCTTGCCGCTCTTTTGGTTAGGAGAACAGGCACACGTCCGGATTCACGATAACCTCGATTCGAACGTCGTCTGGTATAAAAACCTGGTCGACTCGGACAGTGTCTATGCCGGATTACAGGATACGGTACCGAATCTTGTGGGGGGTGTCGTCTCTAGAAATGCCTTTGTCAGTGAATGGACGGGCATCATCTGGCTCTATCAATGGTTTTCACCGTTCACGGCGTATGTCGTCAGTCAGACATTGACGCGGATCTTTGCTTTTATCGGCTTGTATTTGCTGTTACGCGATCATTTGAAGCTTCAGTTGCCGCGAGCCGTCATCATGTTCGTTGCGGTGTTGTTTGCTTGGACGCCGGTTTGGCCGTCCGGGATGCTCAGTACACTCGGGATGCCGCTCCTGTTATGGGCTTATCTGAACCTGTGGCAGAAACAACGGATTGGATTGAGTCTGCTTACACTCGCACTTGTTCCGTTTTACTCGAGCTTCGTTCTCGGGATCGTATTTTTCTTGGCTTTATTAGTCCTGTTCGGTTTGTACAAGGAATGGCGTCAAAAATCGTTCCACGCTTTATTTTGGACCGCCTTCGGAGCACAGGTCCTGCTTTATCTTTTGATTGAATACCGGTTGGTCTACTCGATGTTGTGGGAAAGTGAAGTGACGAGCCGTGACCAGTTTGATATCGGTCATAATGGATTCTGGCGGACGATCCGCTTGTTTTTCAAACAATTTGTGTTGGGTCATACGCATGCCGAGGCGGCCCAGACGCCGGTCCTGCTGTCGTTAATCCTCGGAGTGTTGATCATCGCGATTTATCTGAAAGACCCAACCGCCCGTTGGCTGAAACAAGGTCTGACGTTACTTGCCGGATTATCGTTGTGGTATGCCTGTTGGTTTTATACGGGATGGCAACCATTGAAAGAGCGGATTCACGTAATGCAGACCTTTAATTTTGCCCGCTTTCATTTTATAGAACCGATGCTGTGGTACATTCTCTTTGCTCTGGCACTGGATTGGTTATGGCGGCGTGCCCGTCAGCGGCTTGTCACCATTATGATCCTGCTGCAGACAGTCGTCTTGTTGATTTGGAATCCGGAAGTCATTTACCAGAAGCAACCGAGTTTCAGCGAATTTTACGCGGTCCAACAGTTTTCACGGATTCAGTCATACATCGGAAAGCCGATCGATACCTATCAGGTCGTGTCGTTAGGCTTACACCCGGCAATCGCTCAGTATAACGGTTTTCGGACACTGGACGGATACGTCAACTTTTATCCGCTGACCTATAAACAACAGTTTCGGACCATCATTGAAGGTGAACTGAATAAAAGTTCAGAGCTGAAGCACTATTTTGACGACTGGGGGAATCGTGTCTATATTTATTCGGCTGAACTGGGTAAAAACTATGACTATACGAAGACGAATCAACAGCCGGTCCATCACTTGGATATCAATGTCCGTCAGTTGAAAAAGATGGGCGGCTCATATCTTCTGTCAGCCGTTCCGGTTCAAAATGCCTCATCAATCGGGCTGCAACTGATGAAATCGTTCAGGGATGACCAATCCGCCTGGATCATCTATCTCTATCGTGTCGCACCTTAA
- a CDS encoding chloride channel protein encodes MNFNLVFVLYSCLLGFLVGALASLFLALSNLLIHLVWTTIPGQLDTTFYPFWICLFGGLLIGLFQTYIGDYPRTMHQTLEEFKTTGRVAYEGTVVKNIVAALLVLTFGASLGPEAALISILGGWMTWAGDRMTWTLQKKKELLDLGIGAMLSTIFYAPLIGVSEALEDGVNRSNFKRKSIKVLLYALTTACGIFAFTTLNRLFPHEVLFSISTPKVNWTTEVMYFLLPAVMIGTGFGYLFVMFGRWTDAVARKYPHPLGLALTAGAILGLFGSLSSYFLFSGEQKILEFSRIAFDQSVLFLISIAVGKALLTHVCFSFGWRGGKIFPAVFSSTAMAFALASVFPYTPGLLVAVSVAASCTVILKQPFVTATLLLFLFPLQFFPFILSVAVLIKQLSVRLGGRA; translated from the coding sequence ATGAACTTTAATCTGGTATTCGTCCTGTACAGTTGTTTGCTTGGTTTTCTCGTTGGTGCACTCGCATCATTGTTTCTGGCATTGTCGAATCTGCTGATTCATCTTGTCTGGACGACGATTCCCGGCCAGCTGGACACCACGTTTTATCCGTTTTGGATTTGTCTGTTTGGCGGACTGCTGATCGGACTGTTTCAAACGTATATCGGCGACTATCCCCGGACGATGCATCAGACGCTTGAGGAATTCAAGACAACGGGTCGGGTCGCATATGAAGGGACGGTTGTTAAAAATATCGTGGCTGCCTTACTCGTCCTGACGTTTGGAGCAAGTCTCGGTCCGGAAGCGGCATTGATCAGCATCCTCGGCGGATGGATGACGTGGGCCGGTGACCGGATGACCTGGACCCTGCAGAAGAAAAAAGAGTTGCTTGATCTTGGGATCGGAGCGATGTTATCAACGATTTTTTATGCGCCGTTGATCGGCGTCAGTGAAGCTCTCGAAGACGGGGTGAACCGGTCCAACTTCAAGCGGAAGTCCATCAAAGTCTTGTTGTATGCACTGACGACAGCCTGCGGGATTTTCGCCTTTACGACACTGAATCGACTGTTCCCGCATGAAGTTTTGTTTTCAATCAGTACACCAAAAGTCAACTGGACGACGGAGGTGATGTACTTCCTGCTTCCGGCAGTCATGATCGGGACCGGATTCGGGTATCTATTTGTAATGTTTGGCCGCTGGACGGATGCGGTGGCACGGAAGTATCCGCATCCACTGGGACTGGCCCTGACAGCCGGTGCAATCTTAGGTCTGTTCGGTAGCCTGTCGTCTTATTTCTTATTTTCCGGCGAACAAAAAATTCTTGAGTTCTCGCGGATTGCCTTCGATCAATCGGTCTTATTCTTAATCAGCATCGCCGTCGGGAAAGCGCTTTTGACCCATGTCTGTTTTTCGTTCGGGTGGCGGGGCGGAAAAATCTTTCCGGCAGTCTTTTCCAGTACAGCGATGGCATTTGCCTTAGCGTCCGTTTTCCCGTATACACCGGGCCTGCTGGTTGCGGTCAGCGTCGCTGCCAGTTGTACGGTCATCCTCAAACAACCGTTCGTCACCGCAACCTTGCTGTTGTTTTTGTTTCCGTTACAATTTTTCCCGTTCATTTTGTCTGTTGCTGTGTTGATCAAACAACTGTCTGTTCGTCTCGGGGGGAGAGCGTGA
- a CDS encoding potassium channel family protein yields MIAFFILLRNMYYVLKILFRQDEQKAVMFSVAFLLAVGMFFYHSVEQLSYLDALYFSVMTLTTVGYGDIHPVTPIGKIFTMGYVLLGIGVISALIVNFNRALKEFHLNKNKSNRK; encoded by the coding sequence ATGATTGCCTTTTTCATTCTATTACGCAATATGTATTACGTCCTGAAAATCCTATTTCGGCAGGACGAACAAAAAGCCGTCATGTTCTCCGTCGCTTTTCTCCTTGCGGTCGGGATGTTTTTTTATCACAGCGTCGAACAACTGAGTTATCTGGATGCCCTCTATTTTTCCGTCATGACGCTGACAACGGTCGGATATGGTGATATTCATCCGGTCACGCCGATCGGCAAGATTTTTACGATGGGGTATGTCTTGCTTGGGATTGGTGTCATCAGTGCCCTGATCGTCAACTTCAACCGGGCGTTAAAAGAGTTTCATTTAAATAAAAACAAATCAAACCGGAAGTGA
- a CDS encoding cyclic-phosphate processing receiver domain-containing protein has protein sequence MNIYLDDLRDCPEGFTIARTMDEAIALFEQHEVDILSLDHDLGEDNEGNLLPDGYDFVKYFCENGLRAKKIYIHTDNGVGRANMYETLKGAQKRGFIHPDIEIFHYSITVNRYTGE, from the coding sequence ATGAATATCTATTTGGATGATTTGCGTGATTGTCCGGAAGGTTTTACAATTGCTCGAACGATGGATGAAGCGATTGCCCTGTTTGAACAACATGAAGTGGATATATTATCACTTGATCATGATTTAGGAGAAGATAACGAAGGGAATTTGTTACCCGACGGTTACGATTTTGTTAAATACTTTTGTGAAAATGGGTTGAGGGCGAAGAAAATATACATTCACACGGATAACGGCGTCGGGCGCGCCAATATGTATGAGACATTAAAAGGTGCGCAAAAACGTGGGTTCATTCATCCTGACATCGAAATATTTCATTATTCGATTACAGTCAATCGTTATACAGGCGAGTAA
- a CDS encoding shikimate kinase encodes MRIQIIGGSGTGKSTLGKWIGQQEGIPWIDTDHYLWKDHIFTEKRSIVERYALFTPDIERHHHYVVSGSIFSWNEIGFHNRELLVFLTLDENTRMERLIKREQERYPDFTGSNVFLDWCSTYLTATDPAMIGTLAEHRLQMIRSASPVIQIDAALPTDVMYKQIKSAYQKLSI; translated from the coding sequence ATGCGGATTCAAATCATCGGCGGTTCCGGCACCGGGAAAAGCACGCTCGGCAAGTGGATCGGGCAACAGGAAGGTATCCCATGGATCGACACGGATCATTATCTGTGGAAAGACCACATCTTCACCGAAAAGCGCTCGATTGTCGAACGTTATGCGTTATTTACTCCGGATATCGAGCGCCATCACCATTATGTCGTCTCCGGTTCCATCTTTTCCTGGAACGAAATCGGGTTTCATAATCGGGAATTGCTGGTCTTTTTAACGTTGGACGAAAACACGCGGATGGAACGCTTAATCAAACGGGAACAAGAACGGTATCCTGATTTCACGGGATCGAATGTATTTCTCGACTGGTGCAGCACGTACCTGACGGCGACCGATCCGGCGATGATCGGGACGCTAGCCGAGCACCGTCTTCAAATGATTCGTTCTGCTTCTCCCGTCATTCAAATCGATGCCGCGTTGCCGACGGATGTAATGTACAAACAAATCAAATCAGCCTATCAGAAACTATCAATCTGA
- a CDS encoding YkvA family protein: MLEKLKDTAKKIKKQIFILYFAYQDDRVAWYTKLFTACIVAYAFSPIDLIPDFIPVLGYLDDIILVPLGILLALRMLPQEVIDDSTVKAEQWMGADKPKNWFVGALILLLWCTLSIWIGLKIYDAVR; this comes from the coding sequence ATGTTGGAAAAATTGAAGGATACCGCGAAAAAAATAAAAAAACAGATTTTTATTTTATATTTTGCCTATCAGGACGACCGGGTCGCCTGGTATACCAAATTATTTACGGCCTGTATCGTCGCTTATGCGTTCAGTCCGATTGACTTGATTCCGGATTTCATCCCGGTGTTAGGATACCTGGACGATATCATTCTTGTCCCTTTAGGCATCCTGCTTGCGCTAAGGATGTTACCGCAGGAAGTCATCGACGACTCAACCGTCAAGGCAGAACAATGGATGGGGGCGGATAAACCGAAAAATTGGTTTGTCGGCGCATTGATCCTCTTGCTGTGGTGTACACTGAGCATCTGGATAGGACTGAAGATTTACGATGCCGTCCGGTAA
- a CDS encoding phosphotransferase, translating to MKQSEQEEPLTGGNVSDVSRIGDTVRREQKPESLRVHRVLQHLEQKGFEGSPRYLGMDPQGREILSFIEGEAGNYPLQPYMRSDIVLEETARLLRAYHEAAADFPIPNEWQPLDGTPEPLELICHNDFAVYNVIFQNERPVGIIDFDVAAPGPRIWDIAYTMYTFVPLSRHQMTAEGETRFYDAVEDQEQIRRRVKLFLSAYGEPELQGDLYGTVLFRVEALIKTIHRKAAEGDYAFQRMIEEGHVTHYEQELDFLEREGAYWFR from the coding sequence ATGAAACAATCGGAACAGGAAGAACCATTGACGGGCGGGAATGTCTCCGACGTCTCACGGATCGGGGATACGGTCAGACGGGAACAAAAACCGGAGAGTCTTCGAGTCCACCGGGTACTGCAACATCTTGAGCAAAAAGGATTTGAAGGAAGCCCGCGCTACTTAGGAATGGATCCACAGGGGCGCGAAATTCTGTCGTTCATCGAAGGCGAAGCCGGGAATTATCCGCTTCAACCATACATGCGCTCGGATATCGTTTTGGAAGAAACGGCACGCCTATTACGTGCTTATCACGAGGCAGCCGCAGATTTCCCGATACCAAATGAGTGGCAGCCGCTCGACGGAACACCGGAACCGCTCGAACTCATCTGTCATAATGACTTTGCCGTCTATAACGTCATCTTTCAAAATGAGCGTCCGGTCGGCATCATCGATTTCGACGTTGCTGCCCCAGGACCGCGGATTTGGGATATCGCTTATACGATGTACACTTTTGTTCCGTTAAGTCGGCATCAGATGACGGCAGAAGGAGAAACAAGGTTTTATGATGCTGTCGAAGACCAGGAGCAAATCCGGCGACGGGTTAAATTATTTTTATCGGCGTACGGGGAACCGGAACTACAAGGTGATCTGTACGGGACCGTGTTATTTCGCGTTGAAGCCCTGATCAAAACGATTCACCGGAAAGCGGCGGAAGGTGACTACGCATTTCAACGGATGATCGAAGAGGGGCACGTCACGCATTACGAACAAGAACTCGATTTTCTCGAACGCGAGGGAGCATACTGGTTCCGGTGA
- a CDS encoding NADP-dependent oxidoreductase — MKAMTISKYGQVPLEQTEQPRPDVRPHDVLVEIHAASINPVDFKIRDGDVKLLIPYQFPLILGNDFAGVIVEVGHAVKQFQVGDAVYGRAEKNRIGTFAEYITIDEQMVALKPAALSFEEAASIPLVGLTSYQALHDVLQATPGQKILIQAGAGGVGTFAIQLAKAMGLYVATTASPAGHDLVASLGADEIIDYRTEAFDEVLHDYDGVYDTIGGETLRRSFKIVRPGGQIVSISGLPNGRFGKSYRSGFLKTNLFRLLTLRETLLERKHRVRYTFLFMRPSGRQLEHITEWIETGQIKPVIDRIYPFEEAQAALEYSESGRAKGKVILKIK; from the coding sequence ATGAAAGCGATGACGATTTCAAAATACGGCCAGGTACCGCTCGAACAAACCGAACAGCCCCGCCCGGACGTCCGGCCGCATGACGTTCTTGTGGAAATTCACGCAGCGAGCATCAATCCGGTTGATTTTAAGATTCGGGACGGTGACGTCAAGCTGTTGATTCCATATCAGTTCCCGCTGATTCTCGGCAATGACTTCGCCGGAGTCATTGTTGAGGTCGGTCATGCCGTAAAACAGTTTCAAGTCGGGGATGCCGTCTACGGCCGGGCCGAGAAAAACCGGATCGGGACCTTTGCCGAATACATCACAATCGATGAACAGATGGTTGCCTTAAAACCGGCTGCGCTCTCGTTCGAGGAAGCCGCGTCGATCCCGCTCGTCGGCTTGACTTCCTATCAAGCATTACACGATGTCTTGCAGGCGACACCGGGACAAAAGATTCTGATCCAGGCAGGTGCCGGTGGCGTCGGAACCTTTGCGATCCAGCTGGCGAAAGCGATGGGCTTGTACGTCGCAACGACGGCGAGCCCCGCCGGACACGACCTCGTGGCGTCACTCGGGGCTGATGAAATCATCGATTACCGGACCGAAGCATTTGACGAAGTCCTCCATGATTATGACGGGGTCTACGATACGATCGGCGGTGAGACACTCCGGCGCTCGTTTAAAATCGTCCGGCCGGGTGGACAAATCGTCTCGATTTCCGGTTTGCCGAACGGACGGTTCGGTAAGTCCTACCGGTCCGGTTTCCTGAAGACAAATCTGTTCCGTCTGCTCACCCTTCGCGAGACATTGCTCGAACGAAAACATCGTGTTAGATACACATTTTTGTTCATGCGACCGAGCGGCCGGCAACTGGAACACATCACGGAATGGATCGAGACCGGACAAATCAAACCGGTCATCGACCGCATTTATCCGTTTGAAGAGGCACAGGCTGCGCTCGAGTATTCCGAATCTGGTCGTGCCAAAGGTAAGGTTATCTTAAAAATCAAGTAA
- a CDS encoding DUF2200 domain-containing protein — protein sequence MTKHRLYTTAFSSVYPLYVTKAERKGRTKQEVDTIICWLTGYSEQQLAALAMDQTTFERFFANAPKMQERRFLIKGVVCGVRVEDVEEPLMREIRYLDKLIDELAKGKAFEKILR from the coding sequence ATGACGAAACACCGGTTGTACACGACAGCGTTTTCGAGTGTTTATCCGCTTTACGTGACAAAAGCTGAACGCAAGGGTCGGACGAAACAGGAAGTCGATACGATCATCTGCTGGCTGACCGGCTACTCGGAACAACAACTCGCCGCATTAGCGATGGATCAGACGACGTTCGAACGTTTTTTTGCCAATGCACCTAAGATGCAGGAACGACGTTTTTTGATTAAAGGTGTCGTCTGCGGCGTCCGGGTCGAAGACGTCGAGGAGCCGTTGATGCGGGAAATCCGCTATCTCGACAAGTTGATTGATGAACTGGCAAAAGGAAAAGCGTTCGAGAAAATCTTACGGTAA
- a CDS encoding alpha/beta hydrolase, protein MNTLNDIVLSIRTFPAQQPISRKTICLYHGWGSSVSKYEDFAEMLSKQGFTVIVPELHLHDNRDALATYFNTGVVERHFWEVVFQSIEESNALVKQLNVPREDIIWLGVSMGGFIASGAAAKHDGSAGVININGSGSFLFSEQLFRRRDKRDDLTAEEERHLRAYDPVLQEQSTPTLFVHGQRDAVIPIETQEHYVRQVGEIHLDLTFLKHPSINQTVSDQMIADIFICLNDRF, encoded by the coding sequence ATGAATACCTTAAATGATATTGTACTGTCGATCCGGACCTTTCCGGCGCAACAGCCGATTTCCCGCAAAACCATCTGTCTGTACCACGGGTGGGGATCCAGTGTTAGCAAATACGAGGATTTCGCCGAGATGCTCTCAAAGCAAGGGTTTACGGTCATTGTGCCGGAACTCCACCTGCATGACAACCGTGATGCGTTAGCAACGTACTTTAACACGGGCGTCGTCGAACGTCACTTTTGGGAAGTCGTGTTTCAAAGCATCGAAGAATCGAATGCGCTCGTTAAGCAGCTGAACGTTCCAAGAGAGGACATCATTTGGCTTGGTGTCTCGATGGGAGGATTCATCGCCAGCGGTGCTGCTGCTAAACATGACGGTAGCGCAGGGGTGATTAACATCAACGGGTCCGGCTCCTTCCTCTTTTCGGAACAGCTTTTCCGAAGACGTGACAAAAGAGACGATTTAACGGCGGAAGAAGAACGACACTTGCGGGCGTATGATCCTGTCCTGCAAGAACAGTCTACACCAACGTTATTCGTACATGGACAACGCGATGCGGTCATTCCGATTGAAACGCAGGAGCATTATGTACGACAAGTGGGCGAAATCCATCTCGATTTAACGTTTCTGAAACATCCGTCGATCAACCAAACCGTGTCGGATCAGATGATAGCGGACATCTTCATTTGTTTGAATGATCGTTTTTAA
- a CDS encoding M50 family metallopeptidase, whose product MHFLLFNLIMLAFYFPSLILHEYGHALAARLVGRRLKSISIGKGEPFLRIGHFSIARKQFWEGLHQSHPSEISLSRGQRAAILLGGVGANLIGGVFVLILSLLFPNPVMQFLAQPFIQVSLIFILFNLLPIRLSSGIASDGLQLKQLFFNKNQHTS is encoded by the coding sequence ATGCATTTTCTTTTATTTAATTTAATTATGCTTGCCTTTTACTTTCCGAGCTTGATTCTGCACGAGTATGGGCATGCGCTCGCCGCCCGCTTGGTCGGTCGACGCTTAAAGTCCATCTCAATTGGAAAAGGTGAGCCTTTCCTGCGAATCGGTCATTTTTCCATCGCCCGAAAGCAATTTTGGGAAGGACTGCATCAATCTCACCCGTCAGAGATTTCGCTCAGCCGCGGACAACGAGCCGCTATATTACTCGGCGGAGTTGGTGCCAACTTGATCGGTGGTGTATTCGTTTTAATCTTGAGTCTGCTGTTTCCGAATCCGGTCATGCAATTTTTAGCTCAGCCCTTCATTCAAGTTTCGTTGATTTTTATCCTGTTTAATCTTCTTCCGATTCGCTTATCCAGTGGTATTGCTAGCGATGGCTTGCAATTGAAACAGCTGTTTTTTAACAAAAATCAACATACGTCCTGA